The following proteins come from a genomic window of Deltaproteobacteria bacterium:
- the clpB gene encoding ATP-dependent chaperone ClpB produces MRFDKFTLKVQEAIQEAQTLANKYGHQAVDVEHLLLSFLSQPEGITGEILKKLGVEPRGIEDELKKALKGLPRVEGSGAGQAYMTPRLNKVLDNALVEAARLNDEYVSAEHMLVVIADEKEGAAGKILRGKGITKDNIFKVLVEIRGCQRITDPNPEEKYQALKRYARDFNELARKGSFDPVIGRDDEIRRIMQVLSRRTKNNPVLIGEPGVGKTAIVEGLAQRIVNGDVPETLKNKRVIGLDIGALVAGAKYRGEFEDRLKAVLKEITSAQGEIVLFIDEIHTVVGAGAAEGAVDASNMLKPALARGELRCIGATTLNEYRKHIEKDPALERRFQPIIVREPSVEDTIAILRGLKERYEVHHGVRIKDSAIIAAATLSNRYISDRFLPDKAVDLIDEAASHLRIELDSMPAEIDTIERKVTQLEIERQSLKNDLEKTTRERHDKIDKELRDLRESMEKMKTHWAKEKEIIRKIQGVKSKIEEYKTEELSAQREGNLARAAEIRYGKLVELNKEMDQENTMLSEIQKDNKMLKEEVDAEDVAEVVANWTGIPLSRMLEGDIQKLIHMEERLKRRVIGQDEGIAAVSSALRRARSGLQDPNRPIGSFIFLGPTGVGKTELARALAEFMFDNEQAMIRIDMSEYMEKHSVARLIGAPPGYVGYDEGGYLTESVRRRPYTVVLFDEIEKAHTDVFNILLQILDDGRLTDGHGRTVDFKNTIVIMTSNIGGQWIQDLSINDEEKRTRTMETLRATFRPEFLNRIDDIITFRSLTISDIDNIIDIQIDLIRRRLKERKLTLELTENAKNYIAKAGYSPVYGARPLKRALQKLILDNLAMKILEGTFAEGDHIIVDSNDSSEMIFEKR; encoded by the coding sequence ATGCGATTCGACAAATTTACATTAAAGGTTCAAGAGGCCATACAGGAAGCCCAGACCTTGGCAAATAAATACGGGCATCAGGCCGTCGACGTGGAGCATCTTCTTCTTTCATTCCTGAGTCAGCCGGAAGGCATTACGGGAGAAATACTGAAAAAACTGGGAGTGGAGCCCCGAGGTATTGAAGATGAACTCAAAAAGGCTCTGAAGGGATTGCCGAGGGTTGAAGGTTCAGGTGCCGGCCAGGCCTACATGACGCCCAGATTAAACAAAGTGCTGGATAACGCCCTCGTTGAAGCTGCCCGCCTGAATGATGAATATGTAAGCGCCGAGCATATGCTGGTCGTAATTGCCGATGAAAAGGAGGGAGCAGCCGGGAAGATACTTCGGGGCAAGGGCATCACAAAGGACAACATTTTCAAGGTTCTTGTGGAAATCAGAGGATGCCAGAGGATTACCGACCCGAATCCGGAGGAGAAGTATCAGGCACTGAAACGTTATGCCCGAGACTTCAATGAACTTGCCAGAAAGGGATCTTTTGACCCCGTCATTGGACGAGATGATGAGATCAGGAGGATTATGCAGGTACTCTCCCGGAGAACAAAAAACAATCCCGTGCTCATAGGAGAACCGGGAGTGGGTAAAACGGCCATTGTGGAGGGCCTTGCGCAGCGCATTGTGAATGGCGACGTACCGGAGACCTTGAAAAATAAACGTGTTATTGGCCTTGATATCGGCGCTCTGGTGGCAGGCGCAAAATACCGGGGAGAATTCGAAGACAGGCTTAAGGCAGTACTCAAAGAAATCACAAGCGCTCAGGGAGAGATTGTCCTTTTCATTGACGAAATTCACACGGTTGTCGGCGCCGGAGCCGCTGAGGGCGCCGTCGATGCATCTAATATGCTGAAACCCGCCCTTGCCAGAGGGGAGTTGCGATGCATAGGTGCAACCACTTTAAATGAATACCGGAAGCATATTGAAAAAGATCCCGCGTTGGAACGCAGGTTCCAGCCGATCATTGTAAGGGAACCCTCTGTTGAGGATACGATTGCTATCCTCCGGGGATTGAAAGAACGGTATGAGGTACACCACGGGGTGAGGATCAAAGATTCTGCGATTATCGCTGCGGCAACGCTTTCCAATCGCTATATAAGCGACAGGTTTTTACCGGATAAGGCAGTTGATCTTATTGATGAGGCTGCCTCACACCTGCGGATTGAACTGGACAGTATGCCGGCTGAGATTGACACAATAGAAAGAAAAGTAACACAACTTGAAATTGAGCGGCAGTCCCTGAAGAACGACTTGGAAAAAACGACTCGGGAAAGGCATGACAAAATTGATAAAGAACTGAGGGACCTCAGGGAATCCATGGAAAAAATGAAGACGCACTGGGCGAAGGAAAAAGAAATAATCCGGAAAATTCAGGGAGTCAAAAGTAAGATTGAGGAATATAAAACAGAAGAGCTAAGCGCCCAGAGGGAAGGAAACCTCGCGAGGGCAGCCGAGATTCGCTACGGAAAGCTCGTCGAACTGAACAAGGAGATGGATCAGGAAAACACCATGCTCTCCGAAATTCAGAAGGACAATAAGATGTTAAAAGAAGAGGTGGATGCAGAAGACGTGGCGGAGGTTGTCGCAAACTGGACAGGAATTCCGCTGTCACGTATGCTGGAGGGCGATATTCAGAAACTTATCCATATGGAGGAGAGACTTAAAAGAAGGGTTATCGGCCAGGATGAGGGTATTGCTGCCGTATCCAGCGCCCTAAGAAGAGCACGTTCAGGACTCCAGGATCCGAACAGGCCGATCGGTTCTTTTATCTTCCTGGGGCCGACCGGCGTCGGGAAGACAGAACTGGCGAGAGCTTTAGCCGAATTCATGTTTGACAATGAACAGGCTATGATCAGGATTGATATGTCCGAATATATGGAAAAACACTCCGTTGCAAGGCTGATCGGTGCACCTCCCGGATATGTGGGATACGACGAAGGCGGATACCTCACCGAGTCCGTCCGGAGGAGGCCATACACAGTAGTGCTCTTCGACGAGATTGAAAAGGCTCATACGGATGTGTTCAATATTCTCCTGCAAATACTTGATGATGGCAGATTGACCGATGGCCACGGCAGGACCGTTGATTTTAAAAACACCATTGTGATAATGACGTCCAACATTGGCGGGCAATGGATACAAGATCTGTCCATAAATGATGAAGAAAAAAGGACCAGGACGATGGAGACGCTCAGAGCCACCTTCAGACCGGAATTCCTGAATCGAATAGATGATATTATAACCTTCAGATCCTTGACCATAAGTGATATCGACAATATTATTGACATTCAGATCGATCTTATACGGAGAAGACTTAAAGAACGCAAATTAACACTTGAATTGACAGAAAATGCAAAAAATTATATAGCTAAAGCCGGATACAGCCCGGTTTACGGTGCACGGCCCCTCAAAAGGGCTCTCCAGAAACTGATCCTGGACAATCTGGCGATGAAGATTCTGGAGGGAACGTTTGCTGAAGGAGACCACATTATCGTTGATTCGAACGACAGCAGTGAGATGATTTTTGAGAAAAGGTAA
- the pth gene encoding aminoacyl-tRNA hydrolase, producing MKLIIGLGNPGIKYQFSRHNIGFLALDTIASSHNIAVSLKGFDACFGKGKIGDIPVLLAKPQTFMNISGFAAKKFVDYFKIDHADIIVIHDDIDLPFETIRLKSGGGHAGHKGLLSIIDYLGDLEFIRVRLGIGKPLRKTMVEGYVLQPFNDDEMKLLPQITTRASDAVTMTILSGIQAAMNQYNDRSTNLRNGGDDTLSC from the coding sequence TTGAAGCTTATAATCGGGCTTGGAAATCCAGGCATAAAGTACCAATTCAGCAGACACAATATAGGATTCTTGGCCCTTGATACAATCGCTTCCAGCCACAATATTGCCGTGAGTTTGAAAGGTTTTGATGCCTGTTTTGGAAAAGGTAAGATCGGTGACATTCCGGTCTTGCTTGCAAAGCCGCAGACCTTCATGAACATCAGCGGCTTCGCAGCAAAAAAGTTCGTAGACTACTTTAAAATTGACCATGCAGATATAATCGTCATTCATGATGACATTGATCTGCCGTTTGAAACGATCCGACTAAAGTCAGGCGGTGGTCATGCCGGTCACAAAGGGTTACTATCCATTATCGATTACCTCGGTGATTTGGAATTTATCAGGGTCAGACTTGGCATAGGTAAACCACTTAGGAAGACAATGGTTGAGGGGTATGTCCTTCAGCCCTTCAATGATGATGAGATGAAACTGCTGCCCCAAATTACTACAAGGGCAAGTGATGCAGTGACGATGACCATTTTGTCAGGGATTCAGGCAGCCATGAATCAGTACAATGACAGATCCACTAATTTACGAAACGGAGGAGATGATACGCTTTCTTGTTAA
- a CDS encoding ArsB/NhaD family transporter: protein MLQEVAAVSHQIVMGPAFWIATAIFLLSYALIVSEKIHKTIIAIFGAALMIVLGIVTQEDAFHSIELGVEWNVIFLLVSMMIIINIMKPTGVFEYIAIRSAKAAQGKPFMIMAIFSIVTAVLSALLDNITTVLLIAPVTLLICQALELDVVPFLITEVLASNIGGTATLIGDPPNIMIASKAQLDFMAFIYHLTPVIIITMIIYIITLKLIFGKRLTVREDLRQRVMTMDERVAIKDPILLKKSLAVLAVTMTGFVLHGMLHLQPATIALFGAGLLLLVSGIKEPYHVLAEAEWATLFFFIGLFIIIGAVVKVGLIKWMSIKVLELTHGNLLGTSMIVLWFSAFASAFIDNIPYVATMNPLIIDMAKQMWPNLSGVELLHHPDLMPMWWSLALGACLGGNGTAIGASANVIVVGMAEKMGHPISFRKFMLYGMPFMIQTVIISMIYVWLRYYVL, encoded by the coding sequence ATGCTCCAGGAAGTTGCAGCAGTTTCACATCAGATTGTAATGGGACCGGCATTCTGGATTGCGACAGCGATTTTCCTTCTCTCCTATGCCCTTATTGTATCGGAGAAGATCCATAAAACTATCATTGCCATCTTCGGTGCGGCTCTGATGATCGTCCTTGGGATTGTAACCCAGGAGGATGCCTTTCATTCCATAGAACTGGGAGTTGAGTGGAATGTGATCTTCCTCCTGGTGAGCATGATGATCATTATCAACATCATGAAACCGACGGGTGTGTTCGAGTACATCGCCATCAGGAGCGCCAAGGCGGCGCAGGGAAAGCCCTTTATGATCATGGCGATATTTTCTATTGTGACAGCTGTTCTCTCGGCGCTTCTGGACAATATCACGACGGTGCTTCTCATTGCTCCCGTAACACTGCTTATCTGCCAAGCCCTTGAGCTTGACGTCGTACCCTTCCTCATCACAGAGGTTCTCGCATCAAACATCGGTGGGACGGCAACCCTCATCGGAGACCCGCCAAACATCATGATCGCCTCGAAGGCCCAGCTGGATTTTATGGCATTCATTTACCATCTGACGCCGGTCATTATCATTACCATGATCATATATATCATTACCCTGAAGCTGATATTCGGGAAAAGGCTGACAGTAAGAGAAGACTTGCGGCAGCGTGTCATGACCATGGACGAGAGGGTGGCAATCAAAGACCCCATACTCCTGAAGAAGTCTCTTGCCGTTCTTGCTGTAACGATGACGGGTTTCGTCCTCCATGGCATGCTCCATCTGCAGCCTGCTACCATTGCGCTGTTCGGCGCGGGACTTCTTCTCCTGGTTTCGGGAATCAAGGAACCATACCACGTCCTGGCGGAAGCGGAATGGGCGACCCTCTTCTTCTTTATAGGTCTCTTTATTATCATTGGTGCTGTCGTAAAAGTGGGTCTCATCAAGTGGATGTCGATCAAGGTGTTGGAGCTTACCCATGGGAATCTTTTGGGCACGAGCATGATTGTCTTGTGGTTTTCTGCCTTTGCATCGGCGTTTATCGATAATATCCCTTATGTCGCCACGATGAACCCGCTCATCATCGACATGGCGAAGCAGATGTGGCCAAATCTCTCCGGTGTTGAGCTTTTGCACCATCCGGACCTGATGCCCATGTGGTGGTCATTGGCTCTTGGGGCGTGTCTCGGCGGAAACGGGACGGCCATCGGTGCTTCTGCCAATGTCATCGTCGTCGGCATGGCGGAGAAGATGGGGCATCCCATATCGTTTAGAAAGTTCATGCTCTACGGAATGCCGTTTATGATCCAAACAGTTATTATCAGCATGATTTATGTTTGGCTGAGGTATTACGTATTATAG
- the ispE gene encoding 4-(cytidine 5'-diphospho)-2-C-methyl-D-erythritol kinase, with protein MIKKVSPAKVNLYLRVLRKREDGYHDIVTLMQGISLYDEMIFSPVGHGITVSCPGSTLPENENNIVYRAADALLSRLSYSPGIHITIKKRIPVAAGLGGGSSNAATALLTINDMLGFHYTTEDLMKIGTKLGADVPFFIFRKTAWAFGTGDRLQAAENIPPLWFVLINPGFEISTKMVYDNLNLRLTKQAVKYTCPKIYSVDDLINGLRNDLEKVTLVLHPILQHLKNLLLQNGALGAIMSGSGPTVAGLFAKEKEAVKAAEALEKIGEKEWSVYRACSL; from the coding sequence ATGATCAAGAAAGTATCACCTGCGAAGGTTAATCTCTACCTTCGCGTCCTGAGAAAGCGGGAAGACGGATATCATGATATCGTAACACTCATGCAGGGGATAAGTCTTTATGATGAAATGATATTTTCCCCCGTTGGCCATGGCATCACGGTGAGCTGCCCGGGAAGCACACTGCCGGAAAATGAAAACAACATCGTTTACAGAGCAGCAGATGCTCTTCTTTCCCGATTGTCATACTCTCCCGGTATCCATATTACTATCAAAAAAAGGATTCCTGTAGCGGCAGGACTTGGAGGGGGGAGTTCTAATGCCGCCACCGCTCTCTTAACCATAAACGACATGTTGGGATTTCATTATACAACTGAGGATCTCATGAAAATAGGAACAAAACTCGGAGCAGATGTTCCTTTTTTTATTTTCAGGAAGACGGCATGGGCATTCGGCACCGGTGATCGACTTCAGGCTGCTGAGAACATTCCTCCATTATGGTTTGTCCTGATTAATCCCGGCTTTGAAATATCTACAAAAATGGTTTATGATAATCTCAATTTAAGATTGACAAAACAAGCGGTAAAGTATACATGTCCCAAGATTTATTCGGTTGATGACCTAATAAATGGACTCCGTAATGATCTGGAAAAGGTCACGCTGGTTCTTCATCCTATTCTGCAGCATTTAAAGAATCTTTTATTACAGAACGGCGCTCTTGGTGCGATAATGTCCGGCAGCGGGCCAACTGTTGCAGGATTATTCGCGAAGGAAAAAGAAGCAGTAAAAGCGGCAGAGGCTTTAGAAAAAATCGGAGAGAAGGAATGGTCTGTATACAGGGCATGTTCCCTATGA
- a CDS encoding diadenylate cyclase produces the protein MKEANRVILEHACRIATEIKAKALMLYAEAAAELPIAENEKPCFDLILVTKGDEEIPEKFKQLGTIINVPRVNLSRVGQIKIAITKGIATGLFKKDDTLVCLSGLPRLGYVDSIFMIDVGREFEVLTSQNITDLIQGVYPEVFSAALNIALELAAQGREGRKVGTIFILGDHEKVLQLSRQMVINPFMGYSEEERNILNPELLETIKEFSAIDGAFIVKDNGAIMTAGRHLNAAIESKDFPQGLGSRHIAAAGITSITHAIAIVISESTGNVSVFKSGNLFVSILKPIP, from the coding sequence ATGAAAGAAGCCAACAGGGTCATTCTCGAGCATGCCTGTCGCATTGCCACAGAAATCAAGGCAAAGGCCCTCATGCTCTATGCTGAGGCGGCTGCGGAACTGCCCATTGCGGAAAATGAAAAACCATGTTTTGATCTCATTCTGGTTACGAAAGGCGACGAAGAAATACCAGAAAAATTTAAACAGTTGGGAACAATCATTAACGTCCCCCGTGTAAACCTGTCGCGGGTTGGCCAAATAAAAATAGCCATCACCAAGGGTATTGCCACAGGCCTTTTCAAAAAAGATGACACGCTGGTCTGCCTGAGTGGTCTTCCTAGGCTTGGATATGTGGACAGCATCTTTATGATCGATGTCGGCAGGGAATTTGAAGTTTTAACATCTCAGAATATCACTGATCTCATCCAGGGGGTCTACCCGGAAGTATTCAGCGCGGCCCTCAATATAGCACTTGAACTGGCTGCCCAGGGAAGAGAAGGGAGAAAAGTTGGAACTATTTTTATTCTTGGGGACCACGAAAAGGTTCTCCAACTTTCCAGACAAATGGTCATCAACCCTTTCATGGGATACTCTGAAGAAGAGCGAAACATCCTTAATCCGGAATTATTAGAGACAATTAAAGAATTTTCAGCCATTGACGGTGCATTTATCGTAAAGGACAATGGGGCGATCATGACCGCGGGAAGGCACCTCAACGCGGCAATTGAAAGCAAGGATTTTCCCCAGGGATTGGGGAGCAGGCATATCGCCGCTGCAGGAATCACGAGCATCACCCATGCAATAGCCATTGTTATATCTGAATCCACGGGAAACGTCAGCGTCTTTAAAAGTGGAAACCTTTTCGTGAGTATCTTGAAGCCAATACCATAA
- the rpoH gene encoding RNA polymerase sigma factor RpoH, producing MELPSVTSTLDIYIAQINRFPLLSADEEFKLAVKFKKYNDVAAAEKLVVSNLRFVVKIAHEYRNYGMKLADLIQEGNIGLMHAVKKFDPYKGYRLISYAVWWIRAYIQNFIIKSWSLVKIGTTQAQRKLFFKLSQAKKRLETLSQKNPEFAEIAESLGVKEHEIEEMDLRMSHRDLSLDAYINDEGETAHLDHLTYAGENQEMALIKKEEMDLVKRNIAGALTNLNERESYIVKHRIMTDAPITLQEIGNKYNITRERARQIEKQALKKLRLAIPYLGKEPALLEA from the coding sequence TTGGAACTGCCATCGGTAACCAGTACCCTTGACATATACATAGCACAGATCAATCGCTTTCCCTTGTTGAGCGCGGATGAAGAATTCAAATTAGCGGTCAAGTTTAAAAAGTATAACGATGTAGCGGCAGCCGAGAAACTGGTCGTTTCGAATTTAAGGTTTGTCGTCAAGATTGCCCATGAATATAGAAATTACGGGATGAAACTGGCCGATCTGATTCAGGAGGGGAATATCGGTCTCATGCATGCCGTGAAAAAGTTTGATCCCTATAAGGGCTACAGGCTTATATCCTATGCAGTATGGTGGATCAGGGCATATATCCAGAATTTCATTATCAAATCCTGGAGTCTTGTAAAAATCGGGACCACGCAGGCGCAGAGGAAACTCTTTTTCAAGCTGAGTCAGGCCAAGAAGAGACTTGAGACCCTTTCCCAGAAGAACCCTGAATTCGCGGAAATCGCAGAATCTCTGGGGGTTAAGGAACACGAGATTGAAGAAATGGATCTCCGGATGAGTCACCGTGATCTTTCACTTGACGCATACATCAATGATGAAGGCGAGACGGCTCATCTCGATCATCTGACCTATGCAGGCGAGAATCAGGAAATGGCCCTGATCAAGAAAGAAGAGATGGATCTGGTGAAGCGAAATATCGCCGGCGCGCTTACCAACCTTAACGAAAGGGAGAGCTATATCGTCAAGCATCGCATAATGACGGACGCTCCGATAACCCTTCAGGAAATCGGTAACAAATACAACATTACACGGGAACGTGCCAGACAGATAGAAAAGCAGGCCCTCAAAAAACTGAGACTGGCGATTCCGTATTTAGGAAAAGAGCCGGCGTTGCTGGAGGCATGA
- a CDS encoding ribose-phosphate pyrophosphokinase, which translates to MLDRMRVFSGNANRPLARNICEKLGVPVGKASVTTFSDGETRVEINENVRGMDVFIIQSTCPPVNNTCMELLIMIDAMKRASADRITAVIPYYGYARQDRKVAPRAPISAKLVADLITSAGANRVLAIDLHAGQIQGFFNIPVDNLFATPVLIEYIKKYYQGNIVIVSPDTGGVERARAFGKRLGVNIAITDKRREGPNESTIMNIIGDVKGAKVILLDDMIDTAGTITQAAEALEEAGAVEVSVCCTHPVLSGPAIERIENSRLKEIIVTDTIPLHEKAAACTRIKVLSVAGLISEAVRRIYYNDSVHSLFI; encoded by the coding sequence ATGCTTGATAGAATGAGAGTATTTTCCGGTAACGCGAACAGACCTCTTGCGCGTAATATCTGTGAAAAACTGGGGGTACCTGTTGGGAAGGCAAGTGTAACTACATTCAGTGACGGTGAGACGAGAGTGGAAATTAATGAGAATGTGCGAGGAATGGACGTCTTCATTATTCAATCAACATGTCCGCCGGTAAATAACACCTGTATGGAACTGCTGATAATGATCGATGCCATGAAGAGGGCGTCGGCAGACCGGATAACGGCTGTAATTCCTTATTATGGCTATGCACGGCAGGATAGAAAGGTAGCACCGAGGGCGCCGATTTCGGCAAAGCTAGTCGCGGACCTTATCACATCGGCAGGTGCCAACCGTGTCCTCGCGATCGATCTTCATGCCGGCCAGATCCAGGGATTCTTCAATATTCCCGTCGATAACCTTTTCGCCACCCCGGTTCTTATAGAATACATCAAGAAATATTATCAGGGCAATATTGTCATTGTTTCTCCCGATACAGGCGGTGTCGAAAGGGCACGGGCTTTCGGCAAGAGATTAGGGGTTAACATTGCCATTACCGATAAAAGAAGAGAAGGTCCGAATGAGTCAACTATCATGAATATTATAGGGGACGTAAAAGGAGCAAAGGTCATCTTACTTGACGATATGATTGATACTGCAGGAACGATAACGCAGGCAGCCGAAGCCCTCGAGGAAGCAGGGGCCGTAGAGGTTTCCGTCTGTTGTACCCACCCCGTACTTTCAGGACCTGCCATAGAGAGGATTGAGAACTCAAGGCTTAAGGAGATTATTGTAACAGACACTATCCCCTTGCACGAGAAAGCGGCAGCTTGCACCCGCATCAAAGTTCTGTCTGTCGCGGGACTTATAAGTGAAGCCGTTCGACGCATTTATTACAATGATTCTGTACATTCGCTATTTATATAG
- a CDS encoding DUF1844 domain-containing protein, with protein sequence MEEEKKEKGFVIKDKRIFDESGEARTEESKKEETIADVKTEEKPPEKESQERAQEEYLPDVTFSSFVFSLSTTVMYHFGDFPDPVTKKAQRNLAAAKQTIDILNMIKNKTVGNLDNNEKEMLEGILYELMMRYVKEMAKG encoded by the coding sequence ATGGAAGAAGAAAAAAAAGAAAAGGGATTTGTAATTAAAGATAAACGTATTTTTGATGAATCCGGGGAAGCCCGCACGGAAGAGTCAAAAAAAGAAGAAACAATTGCAGATGTAAAAACAGAGGAAAAACCCCCGGAAAAAGAGAGTCAGGAAAGAGCCCAAGAGGAATATTTACCTGACGTTACTTTTTCCAGTTTCGTTTTTTCACTAAGCACAACCGTCATGTATCATTTCGGCGATTTTCCGGACCCGGTAACAAAAAAGGCCCAAAGGAATCTTGCTGCAGCAAAACAAACTATTGACATATTGAACATGATAAAAAATAAGACGGTGGGTAATCTCGATAATAATGAAAAAGAGATGCTGGAGGGAATACTGTATGAACTGATGATGCGGTATGTTAAAGAAATGGCCAAGGGATGA
- a CDS encoding 50S ribosomal protein L25/general stress protein Ctc produces MEISELKARLRKDTGKGVARRLRKDGMVPAIFYGPKTESVLLAVNSSDLKKLLKGKEENVFINLIVENGKIIQKFTLIKELQIEPVSRKFLHVDFYEIDMEQTMTLDIPIHFTGEAMGVETGGDLHYVKRDIKVSCLFAVLPEFIEVDVSGLQIGDSIKVQDIKLPDGITVLDTEDTILASVSAPKTAVKAEQGEEQEPAAEPQEQS; encoded by the coding sequence ATGGAAATAAGTGAATTGAAAGCCCGTCTCCGTAAGGATACCGGTAAAGGGGTTGCCCGAAGATTGAGGAAAGACGGTATGGTACCGGCAATATTTTATGGACCGAAAACCGAGTCGGTTCTATTGGCGGTAAACTCTTCTGACTTGAAAAAGCTATTGAAGGGCAAAGAAGAAAATGTATTTATAAACCTGATTGTTGAAAATGGTAAAATAATTCAAAAATTTACCCTTATTAAGGAATTGCAGATAGAGCCTGTCAGCAGGAAATTCCTTCATGTTGATTTTTATGAAATCGACATGGAACAAACCATGACCCTCGACATACCCATTCATTTTACGGGTGAGGCCATGGGTGTCGAAACCGGAGGCGATCTGCATTATGTTAAAAGAGATATAAAGGTATCATGCCTCTTTGCCGTACTGCCCGAATTTATTGAGGTTGATGTGAGCGGTCTTCAAATCGGTGATTCAATAAAGGTGCAAGACATAAAATTACCTGACGGGATTACTGTCCTTGATACTGAAGATACAATTTTAGCATCAGTTTCGGCGCCAAAAACGGCCGTTAAAGCAGAACAGGGAGAGGAGCAGGAACCAGCAGCAGAGCCGCAGGAGCAAAGCTGA
- a CDS encoding CBS domain-containing protein, producing the protein MKAKDLMVPVQDYLRPDNNLKEAVNLLRTAIRGEEKSGVMGLPVLDDSGKLIGILSMTDILKAVYPSYMSMMNLGDFTWDGMLESLACQAGDKTVGDFMTRKVITVREDDPLMECVDHMLKGHVRRMPVLDKGGKVVGMMYLRDIFYAVTQSMLDDSCKR; encoded by the coding sequence ATGAAAGCAAAAGATTTAATGGTGCCCGTTCAAGATTACCTCAGGCCTGATAACAATCTCAAGGAAGCTGTCAATCTTCTTAGGACTGCCATCCGGGGGGAGGAAAAATCAGGCGTTATGGGGTTGCCTGTCCTAGACGACAGTGGAAAACTCATAGGGATACTTTCGATGACGGACATTCTGAAGGCGGTCTACCCTTCGTACATGTCAATGATGAACCTGGGTGACTTCACTTGGGACGGGATGTTGGAGTCCCTTGCGTGCCAGGCGGGAGATAAAACGGTAGGGGATTTCATGACCAGAAAGGTAATAACAGTCCGGGAAGATGATCCTCTCATGGAGTGCGTGGACCACATGCTGAAGGGGCATGTCCGGAGAATGCCCGTTCTGGATAAAGGGGGAAAAGTGGTCGGTATGATGTACCTTCGGGACATTTTTTATGCTGTCACGCAATCAATGCTTGACGATAGTTGTAAGAGGTAA
- the htpX gene encoding zinc metalloprotease HtpX produces the protein MNTIKTGLLLGALTGLLMLIGGYFGGKGGIVIAFIFAMVINFGAYWFSDKLILKMYSAREVSVNEAPQLYAMVKDLALRAGLPMPKVYIVPGDSPNAFATGRDENHAVVAVTEGIMRMLNKDELEGVLAHELTHIKNKDMLIGSIAATLAGAIVMLANMAQWAAIFGGASRSDDEEGGGIFGLIFMAILAPIAATIIQMAISRSREYLADAGGAKVSGKPYGLAGALEKLGRASQAIPMNANPSTAHMFIVNPLTGKSLMNLFSTHPPIEERIARLRSMKPLL, from the coding sequence ATGAACACCATTAAGACAGGTTTATTACTTGGCGCCCTGACGGGCCTTTTAATGTTAATTGGAGGTTACTTTGGCGGCAAAGGCGGGATTGTTATAGCGTTTATATTTGCCATGGTGATTAACTTTGGAGCGTACTGGTTTTCGGACAAGTTGATTTTGAAAATGTATAGTGCACGGGAGGTCTCAGTAAATGAAGCCCCTCAACTGTACGCCATGGTAAAAGACCTTGCTTTGAGAGCGGGCCTTCCCATGCCGAAAGTCTACATTGTTCCCGGCGATTCCCCCAATGCCTTTGCCACAGGACGTGATGAAAACCACGCCGTTGTCGCAGTAACTGAGGGAATCATGCGGATGCTGAATAAAGATGAGTTAGAAGGAGTTCTCGCCCATGAATTGACACACATCAAAAATAAAGACATGCTTATCGGCTCTATCGCGGCAACGCTTGCCGGCGCCATCGTTATGCTGGCAAACATGGCCCAATGGGCGGCTATCTTTGGTGGAGCAAGCCGCAGTGACGATGAGGAAGGTGGCGGTATTTTCGGCCTCATTTTTATGGCAATTCTGGCGCCCATTGCCGCAACAATTATCCAGATGGCAATTTCCAGATCCCGGGAATACTTGGCAGATGCCGGGGGGGCAAAGGTATCCGGAAAGCCTTATGGTCTTGCAGGCGCCCTTGAAAAACTGGGACGGGCATCACAGGCAATCCCCATGAATGCAAATCCGTCGACGGCTCATATGTTTATTGTAAATCCCCTGACAGGGAAATCTCTCATGAATCTCTTCAGTACCCATCCTCCCATTGAGGAACGCATCGCACGATTGAGAAGCATGAAGCCATTACTATAA